The genomic stretch TTTGGTGGCACGAACGGCTCATTGCTGTTTAAAAAGGTGTAGTTAGCCTTAGCATAATGATGCATATTTAGGTTATTATCATAAAGCTCGGCATTGCCGGGCTTTTTCAGTTAATGGAGTAATGACTTGCAGCAGCAAACCCAATTCCCAGCGAACGACCGTGGGCTCAGTTATGGCGATGGTTTTTTCACTACGGCGTTGATAAAACATGGTAAGGCACAACTTTGGCCATTTCATCGGGCCAGACTGTTAGAGTGCCAACAGCGCTTAGGCTTTCCGGTGTTGCCATGGCAGCAACTAGAGCAACAACTTGCTGAAGCCACCGCAGGGATAGCGCAAGGGGTTATCAAGATCCTTATTACTCGTGGCGTAGGGGGCAGAGGCTACCAGGCACCAGAGCGCGTAACGCCAGTATTTAATCTGCAAACCTTTGACTACCCTGAGCATTATCTGCGTTGGCAACAACAGGGGATCAGTTTGGCGATGAGTAATATTAAACTTGGCTTGCAGCCATTACTGGCAGGGTTAAAAACCTTAAATCGCATAGAGCAGGTACTGGTTAAACAAGATGCTCAGCAATTTAGCGAAGAAGATGTGGTGGTGGCCAATATCAATGACCATATCATTGAAGCGTCGGCGGCCAACCTTATATTTATCAAACAAGGTAACATTTATACGCCTGATTTAAGCTTGTGTGGCATTCGCGGTGTTTATTTGGATTACCTCTCGAGTCAACTCAAGATTCACAGCCAGAACGTCAATTTAGCCGAATTAAAACAAGCAGATGCCATCTATCTTTGCAATAGCTTAATGGCTTTGGTTCCCGTGCAGCGACTGCAAGAAAAGACGTTCGATATCGCCAAGACTCGGCAGTTACAGCAGCAATTTTTACAGGTGAAACCATGATAAAAAAATTACTAGTAGTGCTGCTTTTGCTGATTGCATCCGCAACCTGGTGGTTGTTATCTGTGGTGGAGCAGATGCAAAGTGAAAAGTTACTGCTGGATGAAACCTACACTGAGGTAAAAGCAGGAGAAACCTTTCGCCGCTTATGTCAACGTTGGCAGCAGGTCGGGGCGATAGAAAGCTGCTTGCCTTACAATTTATACAGTAAACTGGCACCTCAGCAATTTGCATTGCAATCCGGTGTTTACCAGCTTAAAGGCAAGCCGGTTCTCGAGGCGTTAGCGATTATACGTCGTGGGCAGCAACACCGCTTTAGTTTTACTATCATTGAGGGAGAAGCCATTTGGACGGTGACCAAAAAAATCGCCGCTGCGCCTTATTTAAATTATGATATTGATAACCTCAGCGAGCAGTTAGGGCTTCAGCAAGACAGCGCTGAAGGCTGGCTGTACCCCGATACCTATTATTATCATGGCAACGACTCGGCATTGGCGTTATTGCAGCGAGCGCACCAAAAAATGCAACAGGTTTTAGCACAACAATGGCAACAACGAAAACCTGATCTACCATTGCAATCTCCTTATGAAGCGTTGATTTTAGCGTCGATTGTTGAAAAAGAAACAGGGGTGGATGGTGAGCGCAGCAAAGTCGCGTCAGTCTTTATTAATCGCCTTAGAAAAGGCATGCGCCTACAAACTGACCCAACCGTGATTTATGGCATTGGGGAGTCTTTTGACGGCGACATTAAACGCAAAGATCTGCGTCAGATGACGCCATACAACACTTATCGAATTGACGGTTTACCTCCCACGCCCATCGCCATGCCCTCGACAGCCGCGATCCAGGCCGCGTTAAATCCGCAGCAGACGGAATACTTTTATTTCGTCGCGTCGGGGACTGGGGGACATCAGTTTTCTAAAACCTTGGCCGAGCATAACCGTGCCGTGCAGCGCTACTT from Pseudoalteromonas sp. UG3-2 encodes the following:
- the pabC gene encoding aminodeoxychorismate lyase — protein: MQQQTQFPANDRGLSYGDGFFTTALIKHGKAQLWPFHRARLLECQQRLGFPVLPWQQLEQQLAEATAGIAQGVIKILITRGVGGRGYQAPERVTPVFNLQTFDYPEHYLRWQQQGISLAMSNIKLGLQPLLAGLKTLNRIEQVLVKQDAQQFSEEDVVVANINDHIIEASAANLIFIKQGNIYTPDLSLCGIRGVYLDYLSSQLKIHSQNVNLAELKQADAIYLCNSLMALVPVQRLQEKTFDIAKTRQLQQQFLQVKP
- the mltG gene encoding endolytic transglycosylase MltG, which gives rise to MIKKLLVVLLLLIASATWWLLSVVEQMQSEKLLLDETYTEVKAGETFRRLCQRWQQVGAIESCLPYNLYSKLAPQQFALQSGVYQLKGKPVLEALAIIRRGQQHRFSFTIIEGEAIWTVTKKIAAAPYLNYDIDNLSEQLGLQQDSAEGWLYPDTYYYHGNDSALALLQRAHQKMQQVLAQQWQQRKPDLPLQSPYEALILASIVEKETGVDGERSKVASVFINRLRKGMRLQTDPTVIYGIGESFDGDIKRKDLRQMTPYNTYRIDGLPPTPIAMPSTAAIQAALNPQQTEYFYFVASGTGGHQFSKTLAEHNRAVQRYLKQQQQ